The Streptomyces sp. RKAG293 genome includes a region encoding these proteins:
- a CDS encoding deoxyribonuclease IV — protein MGAVNRNPVGGHVHVAGGLATVGLANAERLTAEAVQVFVANPRGWATPPGDPRQDELFRAGRAAGSVPAYVHAPYLINFGSDTAATVEKSVESLRHSLRRGREIGALGVVVHTGSATGGRPRSAALAQVREHMLPLLDELTHDDDPWLLLEPTAGQGASLCSLIEDLGPYADALDRHPKLGVCLDTCHAFAAGHDMAAPGGMKLLLDELVDTVGEGRLRLIHANDSKDVSGAHKDRHENIGAGHIGAEPFRELFHHPATAGVPLIIETPGGPEGHAADVALLKALRDGPQDG, from the coding sequence GTGGGTGCGGTGAACCGCAATCCCGTCGGCGGCCATGTGCACGTGGCGGGCGGCCTCGCGACCGTCGGGCTGGCCAACGCCGAGCGGCTGACGGCCGAGGCCGTCCAGGTCTTCGTGGCCAACCCGCGCGGCTGGGCCACCCCGCCCGGCGATCCGCGGCAGGACGAGCTGTTCCGCGCGGGCCGCGCCGCCGGGTCGGTGCCCGCGTACGTCCACGCCCCGTACCTGATCAACTTCGGCTCGGACACCGCGGCGACGGTCGAGAAGTCGGTGGAGTCGCTGCGCCACTCGCTGCGCAGGGGCCGGGAGATCGGCGCGCTGGGCGTGGTGGTGCACACCGGGTCAGCGACGGGCGGGCGGCCCCGCTCGGCGGCTCTGGCACAGGTGCGGGAGCACATGCTGCCGCTGCTGGACGAGCTCACGCACGACGACGACCCGTGGCTGCTGCTGGAGCCGACGGCGGGCCAGGGCGCCTCGCTCTGCTCGCTGATCGAGGACCTGGGCCCGTACGCCGACGCCCTGGACCGGCACCCGAAGCTGGGCGTCTGCCTCGACACCTGCCACGCCTTCGCGGCCGGGCACGACATGGCGGCGCCCGGCGGGATGAAGCTGCTGCTCGACGAACTGGTGGACACCGTCGGCGAGGGGCGGCTGCGGCTGATCCACGCCAACGACTCCAAGGACGTGAGCGGCGCCCACAAGGACCGGCACGAGAACATCGGGGCCGGCCACATCGGCGCCGAACCGTTCCGCGAGCTGTTCCACCACCCCGCCACCGCCGGGGTCCCGCTGATCATCGAGACACCGGGCGGGCCCGAGGGCCATGCCGCGGACGTGGCGCTCCTGAAGGCGCTGAGGGACGGTCCGCAGGACGGATAA
- a CDS encoding FAD-dependent oxidoreductase, whose product MAGVQTAVSLREQGWRGDITLLGAEPHAPYDRPPLSKSVLLGTAEGSPFDVDFNGLGVELLLGRHVSALRPEERHVVTDEGTVRYDRLVLATGAHPVALPGSEGIPGVFMLRTLDDAAELRPVLDEKRDVVVVGAGWIGAEFATAARQAGCAVTVVEAADRPLAGVLPGSVTDHMRGWYADAGAELITGTAVAAVEPGAVLLADGRRLRAGAVVVGIGARPATGWLAGSGVALGPDRSVLADDRLRTSVADVFAVGDCASFPSGRFGERLLVHHWDNAVQGPRAAAANVLGGDEVYDPVPYFWSEQFGRFVQYAGHHSATDTMLLRGDLTGPAWSVCWLRDGVLAALLAVGRPRDLAQGRKLIERGAHLDPGLVADPAVPLKTAVQPTPGNSPAGV is encoded by the coding sequence ATGGCCGGAGTGCAGACCGCTGTGTCGTTGCGGGAACAGGGGTGGCGCGGCGACATCACGCTGCTCGGCGCCGAACCGCACGCACCGTACGACCGCCCGCCGCTGTCCAAGTCCGTACTCCTCGGCACGGCCGAGGGCTCGCCCTTCGACGTGGACTTCAACGGCCTCGGCGTCGAGTTGCTGCTCGGCCGGCACGTGAGCGCGCTGCGCCCCGAGGAACGGCACGTGGTCACCGACGAGGGAACGGTCCGGTACGACCGGCTGGTGCTCGCCACCGGCGCCCATCCGGTGGCACTGCCCGGCAGCGAGGGCATCCCGGGCGTCTTCATGCTGCGCACCCTGGACGACGCCGCCGAGCTGCGGCCGGTGCTCGACGAGAAGCGCGATGTCGTCGTGGTCGGGGCGGGCTGGATCGGCGCCGAGTTCGCCACGGCGGCCCGCCAGGCGGGCTGCGCGGTGACCGTCGTCGAGGCGGCCGACCGGCCGCTGGCCGGAGTCCTGCCGGGCTCGGTCACCGACCACATGCGCGGCTGGTACGCGGACGCGGGCGCCGAACTGATCACCGGGACCGCGGTCGCGGCCGTCGAACCCGGCGCGGTGCTGCTCGCCGACGGGAGGCGGCTGCGGGCCGGGGCCGTCGTCGTCGGCATCGGCGCCCGGCCGGCCACCGGCTGGCTGGCGGGCTCCGGCGTCGCGCTGGGACCCGACCGCTCGGTGCTGGCGGACGACCGGCTGCGGACCTCCGTCGCCGATGTCTTCGCGGTGGGGGACTGCGCGTCCTTCCCGTCCGGGCGCTTCGGCGAGCGGCTGCTCGTCCACCACTGGGACAACGCGGTCCAGGGGCCGCGCGCCGCCGCCGCCAACGTGCTGGGCGGCGACGAGGTGTACGACCCGGTCCCGTACTTCTGGTCCGAGCAGTTCGGCCGTTTCGTGCAGTACGCGGGGCACCACTCCGCCACCGACACCATGCTGCTGCGCGGCGACCTGACGGGGCCCGCCTGGTCCGTCTGCTGGCTGCGGGACGGGGTGCTCGCGGCGCTGCTCGCCGTCGGCCGCCCGCGCGACCTCGCGCAGGGCCGCAAACTCATCGAACGCGGCGCCCACCTCGACCCGGGCCTCGTCGCCGACCCCGCGGTCCCGCTCAAGACCGCGGTACAGCCCACTCCGGGCAACAGCCCCGCCGGCGTGTAG
- the pknB gene encoding Stk1 family PASTA domain-containing Ser/Thr kinase: MDTTLQDPLVGQTLDGRYRVEARIAVGGMATVYRAVDTRLDRVLALKVMHPGLAADAGFVDRFIREAKAVARLAHPNVVGVYDQGTDGTFVYLAMEYIAGCTLRDVLRERGALQPRAALDILEPVLAALGAAHRAGLIHRDVKPENVLIGDDGRVKVVDFGLVRAVDTNTSVTTGSVLGTVSYLAPEQIEHGTIDQRTDVYACGVLLYEMLTGGKPHTGGTPMQVIFHVLNEDIAPPSEAVPGLAPVLDALVGRAAARDPQLRPADAVELLAQLHTTRQALSQEQLDLVPPRAVRDAQEPQDAVPGTGWQKDSHGAPGGDEEQTSVIARPVLPAEEELNRTSVLQLPPPLPPVPAGSSGPSGPAGHRPPRRGPRRGVLAVIVAALLILGVGAGVWYISDGQFTKVPAVLALPQADAQQRLDHAGLHTKVTTSFSLTVPRGQVISTDPGPGRRVRNNADVTLTVSKGPQEVHVPDVTGKTLAVAQEQIKGAALTPGTVTQEFTEDVPKGAVISTDPPAGTKRSPDAVVSIVVSKGAAVDVPDVIGDSVADAQQALQDAGLTVVLAPEKVFSDVADKDKVALQTPGKGAQAGEGDTVTITISQGQQLFPVPDVKGRSAGEAKQLLKDAGFDIRVMHAFFGDTVFSQSPEGGGQAPKGATITVWVR, translated from the coding sequence GTGGATACGACCCTGCAGGACCCCCTCGTCGGGCAGACGCTCGATGGCCGCTACCGGGTCGAGGCGCGCATCGCCGTCGGCGGTATGGCCACGGTCTACCGGGCTGTGGACACCCGCCTCGACCGTGTGCTCGCGCTGAAGGTGATGCACCCCGGGCTGGCGGCCGACGCCGGTTTCGTCGACCGCTTCATCCGTGAGGCCAAGGCGGTGGCCCGGCTGGCGCACCCGAATGTCGTCGGCGTGTACGACCAGGGCACGGACGGCACGTTCGTGTACCTGGCCATGGAGTACATCGCGGGCTGCACGCTGCGCGACGTACTGCGCGAGCGCGGCGCCCTGCAGCCACGTGCCGCACTGGACATCCTGGAGCCGGTGCTGGCCGCGCTCGGCGCCGCGCACCGGGCCGGGCTCATCCACCGGGACGTGAAGCCGGAGAACGTCCTGATCGGCGACGACGGCCGGGTGAAGGTCGTGGACTTCGGCCTGGTCCGGGCGGTCGACACCAACACCAGCGTGACGACCGGCTCGGTGCTGGGGACGGTCTCGTACCTCGCGCCGGAGCAGATCGAGCACGGCACCATAGACCAGCGCACCGACGTGTACGCCTGCGGCGTGCTGCTGTACGAGATGCTGACCGGCGGGAAGCCGCACACCGGCGGCACGCCGATGCAGGTGATCTTCCATGTGCTGAACGAGGACATCGCCCCGCCGTCCGAGGCCGTCCCCGGGCTGGCGCCCGTGCTGGACGCGCTGGTCGGCCGGGCCGCCGCGCGTGACCCGCAGCTGCGCCCCGCCGACGCCGTGGAGCTGCTCGCGCAGCTGCACACCACCCGTCAGGCGCTGAGCCAGGAGCAGCTGGACCTGGTGCCGCCGCGGGCGGTGCGGGACGCGCAGGAGCCGCAGGACGCCGTTCCGGGCACCGGCTGGCAGAAGGACTCGCACGGCGCGCCGGGCGGCGACGAGGAGCAGACCAGCGTCATCGCCCGGCCGGTCCTGCCGGCCGAGGAGGAGCTCAACCGCACGAGCGTTCTGCAGCTTCCGCCGCCGCTGCCGCCGGTGCCGGCCGGCTCGTCGGGACCGTCGGGACCGGCGGGACACCGTCCGCCCCGGCGCGGACCGCGGCGCGGTGTGCTCGCGGTGATCGTGGCGGCGCTGCTGATCCTCGGGGTCGGGGCCGGCGTCTGGTACATCAGCGACGGCCAGTTCACCAAGGTCCCGGCCGTCCTGGCGCTGCCGCAGGCGGACGCCCAGCAGCGGCTCGACCACGCGGGGCTGCACACGAAGGTCACCACGTCCTTCAGCCTCACCGTCCCCCGCGGCCAGGTGATCTCCACCGATCCCGGACCGGGCCGGCGCGTCCGCAACAACGCCGACGTCACGCTGACGGTGTCCAAGGGGCCGCAGGAGGTCCACGTTCCCGATGTCACCGGCAAGACGCTGGCCGTGGCGCAGGAGCAGATCAAGGGCGCGGCGCTGACGCCGGGCACGGTGACGCAGGAGTTCACGGAGGACGTGCCCAAGGGCGCCGTGATCTCCACGGACCCGCCGGCCGGTACGAAGCGCTCGCCGGACGCCGTCGTGTCGATCGTCGTCAGCAAGGGCGCCGCGGTGGACGTCCCCGACGTGATCGGGGACTCGGTCGCCGACGCCCAGCAGGCGCTGCAGGACGCCGGACTCACCGTCGTGCTCGCCCCGGAGAAGGTCTTCTCGGACGTGGCCGACAAGGACAAGGTGGCCCTCCAGACCCCCGGCAAGGGCGCCCAGGCGGGCGAGGGCGACACCGTCACGATCACGATCTCCCAGGGACAGCAGCTCTTCCCGGTGCCGGATGTGAAGGGCAGGAGCGCGGGCGAGGCCAAGCAGCTCCTCAAGGACGCCGGCTTCGACATCCGGGTGATGCACGCGTTCTTCGGCGACACCGTGTTCAGCCAGTCGCCGGAGGGGGGCGGGCAGGCGCCCAAGGGCGCCACGATCACCGTGTGGGTGCGGTGA
- the thiO gene encoding glycine oxidase ThiO, which translates to MHPSRHRYDVLVVGGGIIGLVTAWRAAQRGLRTAVADPAPGGGAAHVAAGMLAAVTELQYGEQTLLDLNLASARRYPSFAAELEDATGLGLGYRRCGTLAVALDADDRADLRELHTFQTSLGLRSEWLSGRECRRLEPMLAPGVRGGLRVDGDHQVDPRRLAAALLRAAELAGVALHRNSVTRIETVRDHATGAVLDDGTVLAAEQTVLAAGSRSGVLPGIPEHALPPVRPVKGQILRLRIPPGYAPFLSRTVRAVVRGGHVYLVPRENGELVVGATSEELGWDTTVTAGGVYELLRDAHELVPGLTELPLVETLAGLRPGSPDNAPLLGRSALPGLLLATGHHRNGVLLTPVTGDIMAELLTTGSVPESARPFSPARFTLQEQPA; encoded by the coding sequence ATGCATCCATCTCGCCACCGCTACGACGTCCTGGTCGTGGGCGGCGGAATCATCGGACTCGTCACGGCCTGGCGCGCCGCGCAGCGCGGGCTGCGCACCGCGGTCGCCGACCCGGCGCCGGGCGGCGGCGCCGCACACGTCGCGGCCGGCATGCTGGCGGCCGTCACCGAGCTGCAGTACGGCGAGCAGACGCTGCTCGACCTCAACCTCGCGTCGGCCCGCCGCTATCCGTCCTTCGCCGCCGAGCTGGAGGACGCCACCGGGCTGGGCCTCGGCTACCGGCGGTGCGGCACGCTCGCCGTCGCCCTGGACGCCGACGACCGCGCCGACCTGCGTGAACTGCACACCTTCCAGACGTCGCTGGGGCTGCGGTCCGAGTGGCTGTCCGGCCGGGAGTGCCGCCGGCTGGAGCCGATGCTGGCGCCCGGTGTGCGGGGCGGCCTGCGCGTCGACGGCGACCACCAGGTCGATCCGCGCCGGCTGGCCGCCGCGCTGCTGCGCGCGGCCGAACTCGCGGGTGTGGCACTGCACCGGAACTCCGTGACCCGGATCGAGACCGTCAGGGACCACGCCACCGGCGCGGTGCTGGACGACGGCACCGTGCTCGCCGCCGAGCAGACCGTGCTCGCGGCGGGCAGCCGCAGCGGCGTTCTGCCGGGCATCCCCGAGCACGCCCTGCCGCCGGTCCGCCCGGTCAAGGGGCAGATCCTGCGGCTGCGCATCCCGCCCGGCTACGCGCCGTTCCTCTCCCGCACGGTGCGGGCCGTGGTGCGCGGCGGCCATGTCTATCTCGTGCCGCGCGAGAACGGCGAGCTCGTCGTGGGCGCGACCAGCGAGGAACTCGGCTGGGACACCACGGTCACCGCGGGCGGCGTCTACGAACTGCTGCGCGACGCCCACGAGCTGGTGCCGGGGCTCACCGAACTGCCGCTGGTCGAGACCCTCGCGGGGCTGCGCCCCGGCTCCCCCGACAACGCCCCGCTGCTCGGCCGCAGCGCGCTGCCCGGTCTGCTGCTGGCCACCGGCCACCACCGCAACGGTGTGCTGCTGACCCCGGTGACCGGCGACATCATGGCCGAGCTGCTCACGACGGGTTCGGTGCCCGAGTCGGCCCGGCCCTTCTCCCCCGCACGCTTCACGCTTCAGGAGCAGCCCGCATGA
- the thiS gene encoding sulfur carrier protein ThiS has translation MTVSVNGEAREITEGLTLDRLVASLTAAPSGVAAALNETVVPRSRWTTTALADGDRVEVLTAVQGG, from the coding sequence ATGACCGTCTCCGTCAACGGTGAGGCCCGCGAGATCACCGAGGGCCTGACCCTCGACCGGCTCGTCGCCTCCCTGACCGCCGCCCCCTCGGGCGTCGCCGCCGCTCTCAACGAGACCGTCGTCCCCCGCAGCCGCTGGACCACCACCGCACTCGCCGACGGCGACCGCGTCGAGGTCCTCACCGCCGTCCAGGGAGGCTGA
- a CDS encoding Rv2175c family DNA-binding protein codes for MTEIDAKIDALVPSWLNLPEVAERLGVPITRVRPMIKEKLFLAIRRGENRVLMVPADFIGEGSIVKGLPGLLTVLKDNGFSDEEALEWLFAADPTLPGTPIQALKENRGTEVKRRAQALAL; via the coding sequence GTGACCGAGATCGACGCAAAGATTGATGCCCTCGTACCTTCCTGGCTGAACCTCCCCGAGGTCGCCGAGCGACTGGGTGTGCCCATCACCCGGGTCCGCCCGATGATCAAGGAGAAGCTGTTCCTGGCGATCCGCCGCGGTGAGAACCGGGTCCTGATGGTCCCCGCCGACTTCATCGGCGAGGGAAGCATCGTCAAGGGCCTGCCCGGCCTGCTGACGGTCCTCAAGGACAACGGCTTCAGCGACGAAGAGGCGCTGGAGTGGCTGTTCGCCGCGGACCCGACGCTGCCCGGCACGCCCATCCAGGCGCTGAAGGAGAACCGCGGGACCGAGGTGAAGCGCCGCGCCCAGGCGCTCGCCCTGTAG
- a CDS encoding thiazole synthase, producing MPHPPHTAGAADDTLRIAGVPFTSRLIMGTGGAPSLEILEQALLASGTELTTVAMRRLDPATKGSVLSVLGRHGIRVLPNTAGCFTAGEAVLTARLAREALGTDWIKLEVIADERTLLPDTVELLDAAETLVDDGFTVLPYTNDDPVLARKLEDVGCAAIMPLGSPIGSGLGIRNPHNFQLITERAGVPVILDAGAGTASDVAFAMELGCAAVMLASAVTRAQQPVLMAGAMRHGVAAGRLAFRAGRIPRRHYAAASSPVEGVAAFDPERPAFSGA from the coding sequence GTGCCGCACCCCCCGCACACGGCCGGTGCCGCCGACGACACCCTGCGGATCGCCGGCGTCCCCTTCACCTCCCGGCTGATCATGGGCACCGGCGGTGCGCCCAGCCTGGAGATCCTCGAACAGGCGCTGCTCGCCTCCGGTACCGAACTCACCACGGTGGCGATGCGCCGCCTCGACCCGGCGACGAAGGGCTCCGTGCTCTCCGTGCTGGGCAGGCACGGCATCCGGGTCCTGCCGAACACGGCGGGCTGCTTCACCGCCGGCGAGGCCGTCCTCACCGCGCGGCTGGCCCGCGAGGCGCTGGGCACCGACTGGATCAAGCTGGAGGTCATCGCCGACGAGCGCACCCTGCTGCCCGACACCGTCGAGCTGCTGGACGCCGCCGAGACGCTGGTCGACGACGGATTCACCGTCCTGCCCTACACCAACGACGATCCGGTGCTGGCCCGCAAGCTGGAGGACGTCGGCTGTGCGGCGATCATGCCGCTGGGGTCGCCGATCGGCTCCGGGCTCGGCATCCGCAATCCGCACAACTTCCAGCTGATCACCGAGCGGGCGGGCGTCCCGGTCATCCTCGACGCCGGGGCCGGCACCGCGTCCGACGTGGCGTTCGCCATGGAGCTGGGGTGCGCCGCCGTCATGCTGGCGTCGGCGGTGACCCGCGCCCAGCAGCCGGTTCTCATGGCGGGGGCCATGCGGCACGGGGTGGCGGCGGGGCGGCTCGCGTTCCGGGCCGGACGCATCCCCCGCCGGCACTACGCCGCCGCGTCGTCCCCCGTCGAGGGCGTCGCCGCGTTCGATCCCGAGCGGCCCGCCTTCAGCGGGGCCTGA